A stretch of the Rosa rugosa chromosome 5, drRosRugo1.1, whole genome shotgun sequence genome encodes the following:
- the LOC133710275 gene encoding (R,S)-reticuline 7-O-methyltransferase-like, giving the protein MLEHCSNRDRKLKMEAVTELDEASLRGQADVWKYMLGFADSMALKSAVELRIPDIIHSHGHALTLSEIACSFNSASPSPDITCLFRIMRLLVRRNIFTAHPDGGDSGETLYGLTHSSRWLLHDSEFTLAPMVLLETNPTLIEPWQYFSQCVKQGAPCAFEKAHGRNIWQYSSEKPEFNRLFNDGMSCSTKITMKAIVTGYKGGFDDLATLVDVGGGTGSAVAEIVKSYPSIKGINFDLPHVVATAPVYHGVSHVGGDMFDEGNIPNTDAIFMKWIMHDWSDNDCVKILKNCRKAIPERSGKVIIVDVVLEPNGDGMFDDTGLVFDLLMIAHASGGKERTESEWKKMLEQAGFPRYKIIKIPALSSIIEAYPV; this is encoded by the exons ATGTTAGAACACTGTTCTAACAGAGATCGAAAACTTAAAATGGAAGCAGTTACAGAATTGGATGAAGCATCTCTAAGAGGCCAAGCAGATGTATGGAAGTACATGCTCGGCTTTGCAGATTCCATGGCTTTAAAATCTGCTGTGGAGCTCCGGATACCAGATATCATACACTCTCATGGTCATGCATTGACTTTGTCTGAAATAGCCTGCTCCTTCAACTCTGCATCACCCTCTCCAGACATCACATGCCTCTTTCGCATCATGCGGTTGCTGGTTCGCAGGAACATCTTCACCGCACATCCTGACGGTGGAGATTCCGGAgaaaccctctacgggttgacTCACTCGTCTAGATGGCTTTTACATGACTCGGAGTTCACTCTAGCTCCGATGGTTCTTCTGGAGACAAATCCTACTCTAATAGAGCCATGGCAATATTTCAGCCAATGTGTCAAGCAAGGCGCCCCATGCGCCTTTGAGAAAGCACATGGCCGCAACATTTGGCAATACTCCTCTGAAAAACCCGAGTTCAACCGATTGTTCAACGATGGCATGTCGTGCAGTACTAAGATTACAATGAAAGCAATAGTCACAGGATATAAGGGTGGGTTTGATGACTTGGCAACACTGGTGGATGTTGGTGGTGGGACTGGAAGCGCAGTGGCGGAGATTGTGAAGTCGTATCCCAGCATTAAGGGCATCAACTTTGATCTGCCACATGTAGTTGCAACAGCACCGGTGTACCATGGGGTGTCACATGTTGGAGGTGACATGTTTGATGAGGGCAATATTCCAAACACCGATGCTATTTTCATGAAG TGGATTATGCACGACTGGAGCGACAACGATTGCGTCAAGATATTGAAAAACTGTCGAAAGGCGATACCGGAGAGAAGTGGCAAGGTGATTATTGTGGACGTTGTTCTAGAACCAAATGGTGATGGCATGTTCGACGACACAGGCTTGGTGTTTGATTTGCTAATGATTGCACACGCCTCAGGTGGAAAGGAGAGGACTGAGAGTGAATGGAAGAAGATGTTGGAACAAGCAGGCTTCCCTCGGTacaaaatcatcaaaattcCAGCTTTATCGTCCATTATTGAGGCCTACCCCGTGTGA
- the LOC133708655 gene encoding uncharacterized protein LOC133708655, with the protein MAAKKVIAICQSGGDFVTDKDGSLSYSGGDAYAVDIDQQTLLSDFKSEIAEMFSCSADTMSLKYFLPGNKKTLITISKDKDLQRMVNFLGDSVSVDVFVISEETAARNTSNMPASRSSRTTVSEAVVPVAEQLGLVDAPVDTSIAIDQIDTKPPHEIPICSVFPSSSHDDKHHKAAQQWENTITGVDQRFSSFSEFREALHKYSIAHGFAYRYKKNDSHRVTVKCKSQGCPWRIYASRLATTQLICIKKMNTDHTCEGAAVKAGYRATRGWVGSIIKEKLKVSPNYKPKDIADDIKREYGIQLNYSQAWRAKEIAREQLQGSYKEAYNQLPYFCEKIKETNPGSVATFATKEDSSFHRFFVSFHASISGFQQGCRPLLFLDSTPLNSKYQGDLLSATAADGDDGIFPVAFAVVDAETSENWHWFLLELKSAVSTSQSITFVADFQNGLKESLAEVFDKCYHCFCLRHLAEKLNKDLKGQFSHEARRFLINDFYSAAYAPKLEDFQRSAGNIKSISPDAYDWVVQSGPEHWANAFSLGARYNHMTSNFGQQFYSWVSEAHELPITQMIDVLRGKMMETIYSRRVESNQWVTRLTPSKEEKLQQEMETARSLQVLLSHGSTFEVRGDSVDTVDIDHWNCSCKGWQLTGLPCCHAIAVFECIGRSSYDYCSRYFTLESYRLTYAESINPVPNVDRPLAIPGGESSQAVAGVTVTPPPTKRPPGRPKLKSAESIDIIKRQLQCSKCKGLGHNKKTCKDPNVILELPG; encoded by the exons ATGGCTGCAAAGAAAGTTATAGCAATATGTCAATCCGGAGGAGACTTCGTGACGGATAAGGATGGGAGTTTATCGTACAGTGGCGGAGACGCGTATGCAGTTGACATTGATCAGCAAACTCTGCTGAGTGATTTCAAGTCTGAAATAGCGGAGATGTTTAGCTGTAGTGCTGATACAATGTCGCTCAAGTATTTCCTTCCGGGCAATAAGAAGACGCTCATTACAATCTCTAAAGATAAGGACCTGCAGCGGATGGTCAATTTCCTGGGGGATTCGGTCAGTGTGGATGTCTTTGTCATCTCGGAGGAAACTGCTGCTCGAAATACATCCAACATGCCTGCTAGTAG GTCAAGCCGGACAACTGTATCCGAAGCAGTAGTTCCTGTTGCTGAGCAGCTTGGCCTTGTTGATGCGCCAGTTGATACTAGCATTGCCATTGATCAAATTGATACAAAACCTCCACATGAAATTCCTATTTGTTCTGTTTTCCCAAGTTCTTCTCATGATGATAAGCATCATAAAGCTGCACAACAGTGGGAAAACACCATCACCGGAGTGGACCAACGGTTTAGTAGTTTCAGTGAATTCAGAGAAGCATTGCATAAGTATTCAATTGCGCATGGGTTTGCTTATAGATATAAGAAAAATGACAGTCATCGAGTCACAGTGAAATGCAAATCCCAAGGTTGCCCATGGAGGATATATGCATCAAGGTTGGCCACTACACAGTTAATttgtatcaagaaaatgaaCACAGATCATACATGTGAAGGGGCTGCAGTAAAAGCTGGGTATCGGGCAACTAGAGGTTGGGTGGGAAGTATCATAAAGGAGAAATTGAAAGTTTCCCCAAACTACAAGCCAAAGGATATAGCAGATGACATCAAGCGAGAGTATGGCATTCAGTTGAACTACTCTCAGGCATGGCGAGCGAAAGAGATTGCGAGGGAGCAGCTTCAAGGTTCCTATAAAGAGGCCTATAATCAGTTGCCTTATTTTTGTGAGAAGATAAAGGAAACTAATCCAGGGAGTGTTGCTACATTTGCCACTAAGGAGGACTCGAGCTTCCATCGCTTCTTTGTATCTTTCCATGCATCAATTTCAGGTTTCCAACAAGGTTGCCGCCCTCTCCTTTTCCTTGATAGCACTCCTTTGAACTCTAAATATCAAGGAGATTTGTTGTCTGCAACAGCTGCAGATGGTGATGATGGTATCTTTCCTGTAGCATTTGCTGTCGTGGATGCTGAGACTAGTGAAAACTGGCATTGGTTCTTATTAGAACTGAAATCTGCAGTGTCAACATCTCAGTCAATTACATTTGTTGCAGATTTTCAGAATGGTTTGAAAGAGTCATTGGCTGAGGTATTTGATAAATGCTACCACTGCTTTTGTTTGAGGCATCTTGCTGAGAAACTTAACAAGGACTTGAAGGGGCAATTTTCTCATGAGGCAAGACGGTTTTTAATTAATGATTTTTATTCTGCTGCTTATGCGCCTAAACTGGAGGATTTCCAGCGTAGTGCTGGGAACATAAAAAGTATTTCACCTGATGCGTACGACTGGGTTGTACAAAGTGGACCAGAGCACTGGGCTAATGCATTCTCATTAGGAGCCAGGTACAACCACATGACTTCAAACTTTGGACAGCAATTCTATAGTTGGGTATCAGAGGCACATGAGTTACCGATTACACAGATGATTGATGTGTTACGAGGTAAGATGATGGAAACCATATATTCTCGGAGGGTGGAGTCCAACCAATGGGTGACAAGATTAACACCATCTAAGGAGGAAAAGCTTCAACAAGAAATGGAAACTGCTCGATCACTTCAAGTGTTACTCTCACACGGTAGCACATTTGAGGTTCGTGGAGACTCTGTTGATACTGTTGACATCGACCATTGGAATTGTTCCTGTAAGGGATGGCAACTTACTGGTCTGCCTTGTTGCCATGCTATTGCTGTCTTTGAATGCATTGGTAGGAGCTCATATGATTACTGCTCCAGATACTTCACCCTCGAGAGTTACCGTTTAACATATGCAGAATCAATCAACCCTGTTCCGAATGTAGACAGACCACTAGCAATCCCAGGCGGTGAATCAAGCCAGGCAGTAGCAGGAGTTACCGTTACCCCTCCACCTACCAAACGGCCACCAGGGCGGCCAAAGCTGAAGTCAGCCGAATCAATAGACATAATAAAACGCCAGCTCCAGTGCAGCAAGTGCAAGGGCCTTGGCCACAATAAGAAGACATGTAAAGATCCTAATGTTATTTTAGAACTGCCGGGGTAG
- the LOC133712310 gene encoding xanthohumol 4-O-methyltransferase-like — protein sequence MEAVTELDEATLRGQADVWKYMLGFADSMALKCVVELRIPDIIHTHGHALTLSEITSSLDSASPSPDITCLSRIMRLLVRRNIFTAHHDCGDSGETLYGLTHSFRWLLHDSELTLTPMVLMETNPTLMAPWHCFSQCVKQGAPCAFEKVHGRNIWQFFSEKPEFNQLFNDGMSCTTKITMKAILTGYKGGFEDVATLVDVGGGTGSAVAEIVKLYPSIRGINFDLLHVVATAPVYHGVSHVGGDMFDEGNIPNTDAIFMKWIMHDWSDSDCVKILKNCRKAIPERSGKVIIVDVVLEPNGDGMFDDTGLVFDLLMIAHTSGGKERTESEWKKILEQAGFPRYKIIKIPALLSIIEAFPV from the exons ATGGAAGCAGTTACAGAATTGGATGAAGCAACTCTAAGAGGCCAAGCAGACGTATGGAAGTACATGCTCGGCTTTGCAGATTCCATGGCTTTGAAATGTGTTGTGGAGCTCCGGATACCAGATATTATACACACTCATGGTCATGCATTGACCTTGTCTGAAATAACCTCGTCCCTCGACTCTGCATCACCCTCTCCagacatcacatgcctctctcGCATCATGCGGTTGCTGGTTCGCAGGAACATTTTCACCGCACATCATGACTGTGGAGATTCTGGAGAAACCCTCTACGGCTTGACTCACTCGTTTAGATGGCTCTTACATGATTCAGAGCTCACTCTAACTCCGATGGTTCTCATGGAGACAAATCCTACTCTAATGGCGCCATGGCACTGTTTCAGCCAATGCGTCAAGCAAGGCGCCCCATGCGCCTTTGAAAAAGTGCATGGCCGCAATATTTGGCAATTCTTCTCCGAAAAACCAGAGTTCAACCAATTGTTCAACGATGGCATGTCGTGCACTACTAAGATTACAATGAAAGCGATACTCACGGGATATAAGGGTGGGTTTGAAGATGTGGCAACATTGGTGGATGTTGGTGGTGGGACTGGAAGCGCAGTGGCGGAGATTGTGAAGTTGTATCCCAGCATTAGGGGCATCAACTTTGATCTACTACATGTAGTTGCAACAGCGCCAGTGTACCATGGGGTGTCACATGTTGGAGGTGACATGTTTGATGAGGGCAATATTCCAAAcactgatgcaattttcatgAAG TGGATTATGCACGACTGGAGCGACAGCGATTGTGTCAAGATATTGAAAAACTGTCGAAAGGCGATACCGGAAAGAAGTGGCAAGGTGATTATTGTGGACGTTGTTCTAGAGCCAAATGGTGATGGCATGTTCGACGACACAGGCTTGGTGTTTGATTTGCTAATGATTGCACACACCTCAGGTGGAAAGGAGAGGACTGAGAGTGAATGGAAGAAGATTTTGGAACAAGCAGGCTTCCCTCGTTacaaaatcatcaaaattcCAGCCTTATTGTCCATTATTGAGGCCTTCCCTGTGTGA
- the LOC133708656 gene encoding late embryogenesis abundant protein D-29, with protein sequence MASSRSYYIVLLVIAVAIMLANLCSGSGVGHMPSTEEEGRDFEEFNDQTGKAKVVEVEEKGGKEGSESWTEWAKEKIGLKHDEHDGDSTIKKASDAAKNTEDTSSGTGQYATEKAREAAEKANEMKDTAAEKAGKTVGAVKEKAGETIDITNPAKEKTYETANAAEEMASEVKGKAYETTNTEKDKTYDTTKSAKETASKTTEKASEAKERAKQKAEEAKETAKQKQEEAEEQSSWAAEKAKEGLEAAKKKAEETVKSAKDTLSEATRQQSEKIKKTMSGRGRDEEL encoded by the exons ATGGCTTCAAGCAGATCTTATTACATAGTGCTCTTAGTTATAGCGGTTGCTATTATGCTGGCCAACCTCTGCAGCGGTTCTGGGGTTGGCCACATGCCGTCGACGGAGGAGGAAGGCCGAGACTTTGAGGAGTTTAATGACCAGACAGGGAAGGCGaaggtggtggaggtggaggagaAAGGTGGTAAAGAAGGTTCAGAGTCATGGACTGAATGGGCCAAGGAGAAAATTGGGTTGAAGCACGATGAGCATGACGGGGATAGTACCATTAAGAAAGCTTCTGATGCTGCCAAGAATACCGAGGACACCTCATCTG GAACTGGCCAATACGCAACGGAAAAGGCCAGAGAGGCGGCAGAGAAGGCGAACGAGATGAAAGATACGGCTGCAGAGAAAGCTGGTAAGACAGTTGGTGCAGTGAAGGAGAAGGCAGGTGAGACGATTGATATCACAAATCCAGCGAAAGAGAAAACCTATGAAACTGCGAATGCAGCAGAGGAGATGGCCAGTGAGGTAAAGGGAAAGGCTTATGAGACCACAAACACAGAGAAAGACAAGACGTACGACACCACAAAATCTGCTAAAGAAACGGCCTCAAAGACTACAGAGAAAGCTAGTGAGGCTAAGGAAAGAGCAAAGCAGAAGGCAGAGGAGGCCAAAGAGACAGCAAAGCAGAAGCAAGAAGAGGCAGAGGAGCAATCAAGTTGGGCTGCAGAGAAAGCAAAGGAAGGTCTTGAAGCCGCGAAGAAGAAAGCCGAGGAGACTGTGAAGTCTGCTAAGGACACCCTTTCTGAAGCTACCAGGCAGCAGTCAGAGAAGATCAAAAAGACAATGTCTGGTCGAGGACGTGATGAAGAGCTCTGA